Part of the SAR324 cluster bacterium genome, GTCCTTTCCATAAGACCAAGTCTGAAAAATGATCAGCAATCGGAGATGGCCAGAAAAATGTTGGTTGCTCTCACCGCGGATGTGCAGTTGCTTTCAGTGGTATTGGTGATTAAACTTCAGCAAATGCAGGATCTTGATCAAATGGAGGAAGAATTTCGTCAGTTGTTGATCAATGAACTGATGAAATTATACGTTCCCCTGGCAAATCGTTTGGGAATCTTCTGGGTCAAAGCAGAAATTGAAGACAATTCTCTGCGTTATATCAATCCCGAGATTTATTATGAACTTAAAGAGAAGGTTTCCAAAAAAAGATATGAACGGGCGCAAATGGTGGATATCTTCACACGTGAGATCAACCAAATGCTTGAAGATGCCCAGGTTCCGCATGAAGTGTATGGACGTTACAAACGGTTTTATTCCATTTTCAAGAAAATGCCCAAAGTCAACTATCAGTTTGATCGAATCCATGATCTCATCGCATTTCGTGTGCTGACGGAATCTGTTCAAAACTGCTATGAAGTGTTGAGTTATATTCACGAAAAATGGCAACCGTTTGAAGGGCGGTTCAAGGATTATATCGCAACACCTAAACCAAATGGCTATCAGTCACTCCACACCACCGTTGATACGGAACAGTACGGAAAAGTTGAAATACAGATACGCACCTATGAAATGCATCAGGTCGCGGAATACGGGGTGGCGGCCCATTGGGCCTACAAGGAAGGACACCATCCTCACGCGAAGGATGCGAGCCTGTATAATCGTGTCAGGGAGTTGCATCAGGATGATGATCTGGATACGGCAGTACCCAGCATTGACTTGCTGACAGACAGGATTTATGTTTTCACTCCCACTCGTGACATCATCGAATTACCACAACAGGCCACCGCCATTGATTTTGCGTATGCGATTCACTCTCAGGTTGGTAATCAGATCACCGGAGCACGTCGCAATGGTCAGATCATTAAGCTGGATGAGCCGTTGCAAAATG contains:
- a CDS encoding bifunctional (p)ppGpp synthetase/guanosine-3',5'-bis(diphosphate) 3'-pyrophosphohydrolase, with product MMNVVSTFQQNSRQEISPLERLKVLIKPLDFPEDPEWLWNLLEKYQTRLLAKFHGAPLLIDRLTHLNPDAAYFLAGILYFFFEASPAIISQHQQELNPEVHALYQRLSHVLSIRPSLKNDQQSEMARKMLVALTADVQLLSVVLVIKLQQMQDLDQMEEEFRQLLINELMKLYVPLANRLGIFWVKAEIEDNSLRYINPEIYYELKEKVSKKRYERAQMVDIFTREINQMLEDAQVPHEVYGRYKRFYSIFKKMPKVNYQFDRIHDLIAFRVLTESVQNCYEVLSYIHEKWQPFEGRFKDYIATPKPNGYQSLHTTVDTEQYGKVEIQIRTYEMHQVAEYGVAAHWAYKEGHHPHAKDASLYNRVRELHQDDDLDTAVPSIDLLTDRIYVFTPTRDIIELPQQATAIDFAYAIHSQVGNQITGARRNGQIIKLDEPLQNGDLLEIITSTKQTPRKEWLKTVKTSKAKNKIRYAIREHERDEFRQRGWELLDKEFKNHHLNLNRIFKEGKLEQLARQYKNHSFEHMLISLGEGRQRIDEILKWFVEIDELPAKIPAPRKHEGITAVLKQRSGPILIDGMSNVLVRMAKCCNPEPGDAICGYITRGNGISIHRQECSALISSDNSRLITAYWNEFYSYPVPPHSS